The nucleotide sequence ATAATTTTGAAAAGGCCCCTATGTCTCCTGCCTCAATTTTGTCTACTTCTATTTGTTTCTTCCCTTGCAAAACATAAAGGTGAGAAACTTTTTCCTTTTTATTTGTTCTCGTATTTAATAGTTCCATACCGGATTTTATCGTTCCTGATATGGCCTTAAATTGCGACAATCGCCCTACATATGGATCTACTATCGTTTTAAATATGAATGCAGAAACAGGTGCTTCTGAGGAAATTTTTCTTTCTTTTTGTATATCTTCTGGCGACGGGAAAAACTCAATAATCATATTTGCTAAAGTTTCAACGCCTACATTTAAATGACCAGAGGCACATAAAATTGGAACTAATTCTCCTTCTAATACTCCTTTTCTTAAACCTCTATGAATTTCTTCATTTGTCAGCTCTTCACCGTTAAAGTATTTGTCCATAAGTTCTTCTGTGCTTTGAGCAACGGATTCTACAATCATCTCTCTATAAGGAGATATGGAATTTAAAGTCTCTGGTGGTAATTCAATATCGATGCAGCAATTTCCGCTTCTTTCTCTTCCTGTCATATCTACTGCATTTAGTACACCTTTAAAATCTGCCCCTTCTCCATACGGAATTTCAAATGGAACTGCCTTAGGTCCTAATGTGTTTTTGATCTGTTCCATCACTGGTTCAAATTGTGCATTATCTCGGTCCATCTTGTTCACTAAAATAAAGGTAGGAATTTTTTTCTCTTGAACATACTCCCACGCTTTTATTGCGCCAACTTCTAGACCTGAAAGGCAATCAATGACGATTACTGCACAATTGGCTACATTTACTGCACTTACTAATTCGCCAACGAAGTCAAAGTAACCTGGTACGTCAAATATATTTAATTTGTGGTCTTTGAATTCAATAGGTACGATAGATGTGCTAATGGAGATTTGTCTTTGAATTTCTTCTTGATTAAAATCGGATAAGGTATTGCCGTCTTCAATTCTTCCCATTCTGTCGGTCATTTTCGCATTGAAAGCCATCGCTTCAAGGATTGTGCTCTTCCCACTTCCGCTGTGCCCCAATAATACTACATTTCTTATTTGCCTAGTTGGATACGTTTTCATCTTGAATCTTCCTCCTCGTCAAAATAATCTTGCTATAGTATAACTTTAGTATAACCTTTTAAAATGTGAACTTATTATCATTTTATATCATTTCAAACCATATATCTATAGTTTAATCAAACTTAGTTGCAAAAAAGTGCCTTAGGCACTTTTAGTCTCTAGTCATTAGCTTGCATGTATTCCTTTTGGGTCTTTAGATCCTTCGCTTCGCTCCAGAATGACTCCTGCAGAAGCTAGGCCTTTTTCTCACCTTCGGCGAGCTTTGCCTTTGCTTACCACCTGACCACCTGTTTTTACAAAAAATCCTCACAATAAGGAGGATTTTAAACAGCTATTTTTTCTCTTAATTTTATAAGGATCTTTTTTTCTAGTCTCGATACGGTCATTTGTGAGACGCCTAATTCCATTGCTATTTCGTTTTGGCTTTTATTATTATAGAATCTGTCGACGATAATCTTTTTATCGTATTTTGATAGGCTATCAAATATCGTACGCAGGAAATCTTTATTTTCTATTTCAGCTATTTTGGTATCTTCTAAACCTAAGACTTCAAATAAAGATAAGTCGCTATCATCGTTTGAATTAGACACTTTTACATCTAATGATGTAGGCTGATAGGCAAAACTTCCTTCCATAGCCTCTATAACCTCTTCGTGAGTAAGATTAAGGTAGTTTGCTATATCGTCTACTGTAGGTACTTTCATCAATTTATGTTGCAATTCTTCTTTTGCTTGGTTTATTCTTCGGTAGGAATCTTGTATTCTTCTAGGTACCTTAATAATCCACTCTTTATCTCTAAAATACTTCTTAATTTCTCCTAATATGGTAGGCGTAGCAAAGCTTGAAAACTCAAATCCTTTACTTGGATCAAATCTTTCTATTGCATAAATCAAACCTAAGCTAGCTACCTGATAGATATCGTCGTATTCTACACCTTTATTCACATACTTTTTTGATAAGATTTCAGCTATATAGATGTGTTCTTCGAATATCTTATTTCTTAATTGATGATCTTTGGTAGCTATATACTCACTGAATAACTCATCGATATATGCCTTACGATTAAGACTTTTGTTATCTTGAGAAGCCGATAGACGTTTACTCATACAACTACTCCCTTATGTTTTTAATCATGCGTATGCTGGCTCCATTATTTTCTCGATTTGTAATTTCTACTTCGTCCATCAGAGTCTGAATAATGTATAATCCTAAGCCGCTTTCTTTTGGATGGTCTAAATCTGGGGCCTTTATATTTTCTACATCTATGCCCTTACCATCATCACATACTTCAATTATAAGCTTTTTTTCTTTAATTGTATAGTGTACAAAATACTTGCCAGCTTCATCTTTACTACCGTGCTTAAGAGCATTAGTACAGGCTTCTGATACAGCTACCTTTAAATCTT is from Alkalibaculum bacchi and encodes:
- the fusA gene encoding elongation factor G → MKTYPTRQIRNVVLLGHSGSGKSTILEAMAFNAKMTDRMGRIEDGNTLSDFNQEEIQRQISISTSIVPIEFKDHKLNIFDVPGYFDFVGELVSAVNVANCAVIVIDCLSGLEVGAIKAWEYVQEKKIPTFILVNKMDRDNAQFEPVMEQIKNTLGPKAVPFEIPYGEGADFKGVLNAVDMTGRERSGNCCIDIELPPETLNSISPYREMIVESVAQSTEELMDKYFNGEELTNEEIHRGLRKGVLEGELVPILCASGHLNVGVETLANMIIEFFPSPEDIQKERKISSEAPVSAFIFKTIVDPYVGRLSQFKAISGTIKSGMELLNTRTNKKEKVSHLYVLQGKKQIEVDKIEAGDIGAFSKLSDTTTGDTLCDPKEPVSYKPIEFPKPNLSMAIEPKTKGDEDKIGVGLQRLQEEDPTIKVYRNDETKQTIISGMGEMHLEIIQDKMKNKFSVDILLKDPQIPYRETIKKKATAEGKHKKQSGGRGQFGHVLVDFEPIGTTDIEYEFVDKVVGGAVPRNFIPAVDKGLQECRKEGVLAGFPVVGLKATLHDGSYHSVDSDEMSFKMASSLAYKKGMKAANPVLLEPIYKVEITVPDQYMGDVIGDINKKRGHVLGMEPADNGQKIVAEAPLAEMFKYATELRSLTQARGEFEMEFQRYEEVPANIAEKIVENQVVR
- a CDS encoding SigB/SigF/SigG family RNA polymerase sigma factor → MSKRLSASQDNKSLNRKAYIDELFSEYIATKDHQLRNKIFEEHIYIAEILSKKYVNKGVEYDDIYQVASLGLIYAIERFDPSKGFEFSSFATPTILGEIKKYFRDKEWIIKVPRRIQDSYRRINQAKEELQHKLMKVPTVDDIANYLNLTHEEVIEAMEGSFAYQPTSLDVKVSNSNDDSDLSLFEVLGLEDTKIAEIENKDFLRTIFDSLSKYDKKIIVDRFYNNKSQNEIAMELGVSQMTVSRLEKKILIKLREKIAV
- a CDS encoding ATP-binding protein translates to MENKNMTVSLTLPNAPEFVSVARLALSGVADRMGFDVDDIEDLKVAVSEACTNALKHGSKDEAGKYFVHYTIKEKKLIIEVCDDGKGIDVENIKAPDLDHPKESGLGLYIIQTLMDEVEITNRENNGASIRMIKNIRE